Proteins encoded together in one Candidatus Aminicenantes bacterium window:
- a CDS encoding PilZ domain-containing protein — protein sequence MEKRRDDRVIKKIPIRFTYDGQSFQSLTGDISRRGVFIQTANAFPSRSGINIEIQCKNSHVKMAGFIVWSKKTTPSSYLIYKGGMGIQLLDYQKQEYQRLLTEPG from the coding sequence ATGGAAAAAAGAAGGGATGACCGGGTGATAAAAAAGATCCCGATCCGTTTTACCTATGATGGACAATCCTTCCAATCGTTAACCGGAGATATTTCACGCCGTGGTGTATTCATCCAAACCGCGAACGCATTTCCCTCAAGAAGCGGCATCAATATTGAAATTCAATGCAAAAACAGCCATGTAAAAATGGCTGGATTTATTGTCTGGAGCAAAAAGACAACTCCTTCATCTTACTTGATTTATAAGGGCGGCATGGGCATCCAACTGCTCGATTATCAAAAACAGGAATACCAAAGGCTGCTGACCGAACCCGGCTGA